The segment attgatgttttgtctgtattttgaattgatttgatcGGTAAAGAGTCTCCACTGAAAGAAGGCCCATCTGTGAAGCATGTGGCAAAGCATGAGCATCACTGTTCACTCTCACAAATCAGAGTTAAGATAAGATTTTCTTCTGCGTGTGAATAACCAAAATTCAGTTTTCTAGAAAACCTCAAAACCAGGtgtctattttggaaaacaattCTCACCTATTTCCTGCTACAGTGGACCCACAGAGCATCCGGCTGTAGTTATTGCTTAGCCACTTTCTGAACTATAGTTGACTCATCCTCCATTATGTATTTTGAAGTGGGAATACCTGTGAAGTAAcacgttttttttattttttaaatttgagcAGTGGAGGATAgttttaattgattttaaatattaATCAATGTTAGGATAGGGATAGATATATAATGGAGGGTAATTTTTATATATTAAtcaatattatataatttattgctTAAAAGTTAGAACAAGAATTGATATTTAAAATTAGTCTTGGATATCATATCTATGATAGTTATTGTGATAGTATGCATATGCTCTCAAATCTTAATggttcagatttaaaaaaaaacagaAACTAAAGATAATTTATAGTGGATTAGAACTATTCTTTTTAAAACTCAAGATTTGCCATTCTCCAACGCTATATTCTTGTTGGCATACTAGATTTTAGACAATTAGTAGGTCAAATATTTCCAAAATCACTCAATATCTCATTGTAACACTCAATATCCCATAGTCACATCCATCCAATAATTGTCAGCACATAAATATGATATCTATGAGTAAATTTTAAGATATCTTATTGATATGAAAGTTACATAAAATTTAATTGTAtcaacaaataaaattaaaaaatataatgtaacagagaaaagagaggaaaatgttagCATATGGATTCTATTTTCCTCTCTTTCATTTGTTCTGTTATTTCAGGACTGGTTTTGATCTGTTCTATACTGTACTTTGTAAAAACATCTGAACTCTCTCAAAACTCTATTTAAGAAAaacagaaaaaagaaaagaaaagaaaattatatattatttcaaaaaattaattttttatcaataaaattatttaaaaatcacACATCCATTTAATGAGTACAAATTACCATTTAGATGTCCTAATAAAACACAGCAACGCTATTTTTCCTTTATTATTATCGTTTTTTCAACAAGTGTTATAAGGAAAAGGTTTTGAGGAGCGCTGGGATTCCAGTAAATGCCCCATACAATTTTAGTAGTACTTACGCTTAAATCAGTAAATATAGTTTGAGATGAGAAGACAAGCATAAATGGCCAAGAACATTATACTTCAATTTCatgttagatatatatatataaataaataaataaatatatatgtagtaTGGAGCTGGTGTCTATTTTTGAAGCGATGGATACAACAAGCCTGTAAAGAGAAAATTCTGCTGCTAGGAAGACTACACACGTTGATTAACATCACATGAATTAGTACAACCATCTAGAGCAGTTTGGTTGATCTGAAGTCCAGTGTCGTATAACCTTCGTCCACCTGCTTTCCAGTGTGGTGGGAGAACAGCTTTTCTGGCCCACAACATGTATCCCTCATACCCTGATGTTACAAGGAATCTAAACTGTAGACCTCCAATTGGAGGGTTGCTTATGTTCCACACTGCACCATGGTTTCGTGTCAAGTACTTCCAGTCAAATCCACCCACCTGCAAGATAAGGTTTTGTATTAGGTAAATTAGGAACAACTGCATTTTCCTTCTTGAAAACAATCAGCTATAGAAATTCTTCAGTCATCTTACCTGCGCAACATCTACGTTAACAATATCTGTCTGCCCTCCTTGATATAGAAATTCCACAGCCAGATAGTCGGGATAACGACTGCTCGAGTCCACCTTCGCAGACAGATTATGTCCTTTATACTCGCAGAAGATCCTGTCCAGCAAAACAGCAAATAAAAAGGATTTACAACTGCCACCGAAATTTAAGTTCTTCAGGGATGAAAATAAACAGGCCACATTTGTCAATTAAAATCAGGGTTGCGACCTccatcaaagaaaaattaaaaaaatcagggTTGCAAAGGAGTGGCTGATTTCTCCAGGGATTGAAAAAAGGTAAATTCCTTATCAAATTTAAGATTAGTTTTTCTCTATTCCATATTCACAATCAGTCTTGTAAATTATATAGAGTTTCTGTAAAGAAAACTTAGTGATATGAACAAGAAAAAATACCTTTCATATTCCATATCCACAATCCCTTTTCTTCGAAGAGCAGCGCCCTTGTGTGGGAGTGCCAAGGCTGCAAACGTATGCTTTGGAACCACAAAATCCGTTTGGTTGTTTGTTGTGAGGTCTGTGACCACTATCTTTTGCCATGTCTTCCTACACAGACTGGGATCCAAACACCTTATCTGCACAACAACTTCTCTTAAATCCCTTCCATAACATTACCATAAGATTGAGACGATTTGAtatatttctaaatattttttaatgaaatcATACATCATGATTTCTCATGAGAATAAGAAAAAAGAAATAGGAAATGACAGATCAACACAACTAAGTAGATTAAAAAATAAGATAACATTACCTGATAGCATGCGCTACATCCCACGCCATCTCTATATAATCTGGGGCTTGCAGCTGCTACATTTGGGCCATTCAGTCTCGCAGCAAAAGAACCGTATCCGCACGCACCAgctgtggatatatatatataaatgataaaaCAATAATAATCAGATTATATAGATTACAGAATTCTTCTTACTAGGCAACGTTAAGCTTTAAATCTGTTTGAGCCTACCTTTAATAGCCCTTTTGCTGTGA is part of the Cryptomeria japonica chromosome 10, Sugi_1.0, whole genome shotgun sequence genome and harbors:
- the LOC131054558 gene encoding expansin-like A1, with translation MAVLKSFYLALPCTSILVAFMLTPVLSCNSCTHRSKLAYYHSKRAIKAGACGYGSFAARLNGPNVAAASPRLYRDGVGCSACYQIRCLDPSLCRKTWQKIVVTDLTTNNQTDFVVPKHTFAALALPHKGAALRRKGIVDMEYERIFCEYKGHNLSAKVDSSSRYPDYLAVEFLYQGGQTDIVNVDVAQVGGFDWKYLTRNHGAVWNISNPPIGGLQFRFLVTSGYEGYMLWARKAVLPPHWKAGGRRLYDTGLQINQTALDGCTNSCDVNQRV